A genomic window from Methanobacterium sp. BRmetb2 includes:
- a CDS encoding integrase, with protein sequence MKFSDDDQNRIDFWVLNKDLENSTLKTYLICLKYYCNLINLSPDELIKQADTEEEKGVKLRDRKINYYFLKFKKQLQMDNKAESTINMYIHAVKSFYDALDIHLPKIKTSRGDIGLEKNYGKLISKEEISEFVNAAAPREKALIYLMALSGMAQAEARNLTLRKFMDAAGEAINKDIRTINELFDLKDELKNAIITLHITRKKVNYRYITFIPPEATKYIIMYLKERVYGRNKKIRIKNYDSALFVKNNGEPIDRDVIVTNFRRIGLQAGFKKGDGAYSFWRAHGMRKYFISTIMNKLGDKVLADFLAGHKISDVDRAYWYMDSEDLKKRYMKALPYLSIDKAKVLEIKSDDYKRIEELERTQEILRKQLMKTEKTLKAIENNHEIIEVLRRTS encoded by the coding sequence ATGAAGTTTTCGGATGATGATCAAAATCGTATTGATTTTTGGGTGCTAAATAAAGATCTTGAAAATTCCACTCTTAAAACCTATCTAATATGTCTAAAATACTACTGTAATTTAATAAATTTATCTCCTGATGAACTTATTAAACAGGCTGATACTGAAGAAGAAAAAGGAGTAAAATTAAGAGATCGGAAAATAAATTACTATTTTTTAAAGTTTAAGAAACAGTTGCAGATGGATAATAAAGCTGAAAGCACTATTAATATGTATATTCATGCTGTAAAGTCATTTTATGATGCTCTTGATATTCATTTACCTAAAATTAAGACTTCTCGAGGAGATATTGGTCTTGAAAAGAATTATGGAAAATTAATTTCAAAGGAAGAAATATCTGAATTTGTAAATGCAGCTGCACCAAGGGAAAAGGCACTTATCTATTTAATGGCTTTGTCAGGAATGGCTCAGGCTGAAGCTCGAAATCTAACTTTGAGAAAATTTATGGATGCAGCTGGTGAAGCCATCAATAAAGATATTAGAACAATAAATGAACTTTTTGATTTAAAAGATGAATTAAAAAATGCTATTATTACACTTCATATTACTAGAAAAAAAGTTAATTATAGGTATATCACGTTTATTCCTCCAGAAGCCACCAAGTATATCATTATGTATCTTAAAGAAAGAGTTTATGGACGCAATAAAAAGATTCGAATAAAAAACTATGATTCGGCCTTATTTGTTAAAAATAATGGAGAACCGATTGATCGTGATGTAATTGTGACCAATTTTAGAAGAATTGGATTACAAGCGGGTTTCAAAAAGGGAGATGGAGCCTATAGTTTTTGGAGAGCTCACGGTATGCGAAAATACTTCATTTCCACAATCATGAACAAACTCGGAGATAAAGTTTTAGCAGATTTCTTAGCGGGCCATAAAATATCAGATGTTGATAGGGCTTACTGGTATATGGACTCCGAAGATTTGAAAAAAAGGTATATGAAAGCATTACCTTATCTTTCTATTGACAAAGCTAAAGTTTTAGAGATTAAAAGCGATGATTATAAACGTATAGAAGAATTAGAAAGAACTCAGGAAATTTTGAGAAAGCAATTGATGAAAACTGAAAAAACTTTAAAAGCTATAGAGAATAACCATGAGATAATAGAAGTTTTACGTCGAACATCCTAA